One window of the Salvia miltiorrhiza cultivar Shanhuang (shh) chromosome 6, IMPLAD_Smil_shh, whole genome shotgun sequence genome contains the following:
- the LOC130989826 gene encoding nuclear matrix constituent protein 1 isoform X1, whose product MFSPQKLWAVTPRSEPVQKSGSGPASGLNASSLSPRNGEALAKGKAVAFVLDDRDPLTEKVSKLENELFEYQYNMGLLLIEKKDWSFKYDELKQALADVTDNLKREQAAHSSAMFEVEKREENLKKALGVERQCVLDLEKALREMRSEHAEIKFNADSKLAEANALVTGVEEKSLEVEAKLHAADAKLAGVSRKSSEIERKLHELEAQENLLRRERSLFTTEREARDADMSKQREDLREWERKLQEAEERLVDGRRLLNQREERANELDNTLKEKQNDLAELRKKIEIASSTLRTKEDDISSRLANVALKEKEAEDAKKRLEDKEKNLLELEEKLNAREESEIQKLLDEHKSILAEKQKEFELEIEQKRQLNDEQLKNKVVEVENKEAEIKHMEEKVKKRELAIEKKMEKVREREMDFDSKSKALKEREKSLKVEEKNLGNERKELLAEKEELLSIKAALENIKTDTEKLRVRLKEEREQLQVTEDERKEHARLQAELKEEIEKYRVQSEQLMKEADDLKQEKGKFEKEWEELDDKREKIKQEQEDILEQKRCFEKLRQSEEESLHNEKLETEQFVQREFEALKLAKDSFAASMEHEKSMLAEKLENEKSKHFHDFEMQKQEFETKMRIKQEEMENSLNEREKSFEQEKDMELSNVNYLRDVAKREMEDMKLERQRIEKEKLEISQNKQHAEAQQTEMKKDIEELVTLSKKFKDQREQFIKERERFIAFAEKQKNCNVCGETIREFVLSDLHLLAEMKNVEAPALPTVADAYLKKAVEGTSGRNDAESSPFVFNAGSPSAVGTVSWLRKCTSKIFKFSPGKKLEMDYAQGPEGSLSLPMNQAVDTSKALPSGEKEPNPSIQVANDSVDVEIIESENAIREVETAQVLSVDQDPSYVPENSQNSDLKMHRRGPGKRSRPRGGRTRAVKGVIANSNTNGDVENSVHTNDEIQAESDQVVTAKNRRKRDRLDGSQATVSDSQTEGHSESIKDGDRPRRRQRVVGLAAEQNPGQKRYNLRQSKRSVGTVTNGSLPQVRKGKEKEAENVETSGAPRDERAVPASRRSTRGAGDELVRSTAAASEFSADSPAQFKNPGGTNNGGYAGTALSEEVSGTAGEREYRSESREEDDNDGDGDEVDHPGQASIGKKLWTFLTT is encoded by the exons ATGTTTTCGCCGCAGAAGTTGTGGGCGGTGACGCCTAGGAGCGAGCCGGTTCAGAAGAGCGGGTCCGGGCCTGCTTCGGGCTTGAACGCTAGCTCGTTGAGCCCGAGGAATGGCGAGGCTTTGGCGAAAGGGAAAGCTGTGGCATTTGTTCTGGACGACCGAGACCCGTTGACTGAGAAGGTCTCGAAGCTCGAGAATGAG CTTTTTGAGTATCAGTACAACATGGGGCTtcttttgattgaaaagaaGGATTGGAGTTTCAAGTATGATGAACTGAAGCAAGCTTTAGCAGATGTGACTGATAACCTAAAAAGAGAGCAAGCAGCGCATTCGAGTGCGATGTTTGAAGTGGAGAAGCGGGAAGAGAACCTAAAAAAAGCATTGGGTGTTGAAAGACAGTGTGTGCTTGAT CTCGAGAAGGCTTTACGTGAGATGCGGTCGGAACATGCTGAAATCAAGTTTAATGCTGATTCTAAATTGGCCGAGGCCAATGCATTAGTCACAGGTGTTGAAGAGAAATCACTGGAGGTGGAAGCAAAACTTCATGCTGCTGATGCTAAACTTGCTGGAGTTAGCAGGAAGAGCTCAGAAATTGAGAGGAAATTGCATGAGTTGGAGGCTCAAGAAAATTTACTCCGAAGAGAACGGTCTTTGTTTACCACAGA GCGTGAAGCTCGTGATGCTGATATGTCTAAACAACGAGAAGACTTGCGAGAATGGGAACGGAAATTACAGGAAGCTGAGGAGAGACTGGTTGATGGTAGACGATTACTGAACCAAAGAGAGGAAAGAGCAAATGAACTTGATAATACATTGAAGGAAAAACAGAATGATCTTGCAGAACTGAGGAAGAAGATAGAGATTGCTAGTTCAACTTTGAGGACCAAAGAGGATGATATAAGTAGCAGACTAGCCAATGTAGCTCTAAAGGAGAAG GAAGCTGAAGATGCGAAGAAGAGGTTGGAGGACAAAGAGAAGAATTTGCTGGAATTGGAAGAGAAATTAAATGCTAGAGAAGAG TCGGAGATTCAGAAACTGTTGGATGAACATAAGAGCATCCTGGCTGAAAAGCAGAAGGAGTTTGAGTTGGAGATTGAGCAGAAGAGACAGTTGAATGATGAACAGTTGAAAAACAAGGTAGTTGAAGTGGAGAACAAGGAAGCTGAAATTAAACATATGGAAGAGAAAGTGAAGAAGCGTGAACTGGCAATtgaaaagaaaatggaaaaagtgAGGGAGCGGGAAATGGATTTTGATTCCAAATCAAAAGCTTTGAAGGAAAGGGAAAAGTCTCTTAAAGTTGAGGAGAAAAATTTGGGGAATGAAAGAAAAGAATTGCTTGCTGAAAAGGAAGAATTACTCAGTATCAAGGCTGCACTTGAAAATATCAAGACCGACACTGAGAAACTGCGGGTGAGACTCAAGGAAGAAAGAGAACAACTGCAAGTAACtgaagatgaaagaaaagaacATGCCCGCTTGCAAGCAGAGTTGAAAGAAGAGATAGAAAAATACAGAGTCCAAAGTGAGCAGCTTATGAAAGAAGCCGATGATTTAAAGCAAGAAAAGGGGAAATTTGAGAAAGAATGGGAAGAGCTGGATGATAAAAGAGAGAAGATAAAGCAAGAACAAGAGGATATTCTTGAGCAGAAAAGGTGTTTCGAAAAACTAAGACAGTCTGAAGAGGAAAGCTTACACAATGAAAAGCTGGAAACAGAACAGTTTGTTCAAAGAGAATTTGAAGCGCTTAAATTAGCAAAGGATTCTTTTGCTGCTAGCATGGAGCATGAAAAGTCAATGTTGGCTGAAAAACTCGAAAATGAAAAGAGTAAACACTTTCATGACTTTGAAATGCAGAAACAAGAATTTGAGACCAAAATGCGAATCAAGCAAGAAGAGATGGAGAATTCTTTGAATGAGAGGGAAAAATCTTTTGAACAAGAGAAGGACATGGAACTCAGCAATGTTAATTACTTGAGGGATGTGGCTAAAAGAGAAATGGAAGACATGAAATTGGAAAGACAGAGgatagagaaagaaaaattAGAGATTTCACAGAATAAGCAGCATGCGGAGGCGCAACAAACTGAGATGAAAAAAGATATTGAAGAGTTGGTTACTTTGAGTAAGAAGTTTAAGGACCAGAGGGAACAATTCATCAAAGAAAGAGAACGCTTCATTGCGTTTGCTGAAAAGCAGAAGAACTGCAATGTTTGCGGAGAGACTATTCGTGAATTTGTGCTGTCCGATCTTCACCTTTTAGCTGAAATGAAGAATGTTGAGGCTCCTGCACTACCTACTGTAGCAGATGCTTATCTGAAGAAGGCAGTTGAAGGCACTTCCGGGAGGAATGATGCTGAATCATCCCCTTTTGTATTTAATGCAGGATCTCCCTCTGCTGTTGGTACTGTCTCTTGGCTCCGGAAATGTACCTCaaagatttttaaattttcaccaGGAAAGAAACTTGAAATGGATTATGCCCAGGGTCCTGAAGGGTCCCTTTCACTTCCCATGAACCAAGCTGTGGATACATCAAAAGCATTACCTAGTGGTGAAAAGGAGCCAAATCCATCCATTCAAGTTGCAAATGATTCTGTTGATGTTGAAATAATTGAATCAGAAAATGCCATTCGGGAGGTTGAAACTGCCCAAGTTCTCTCAGTTGATCAAGATCCATCATATGTCCCAGAAAATTCTCAGAATAGTGATCTGAAGATGCACCGCCGTGGACCTGGCAAGAGAAGTAGGCCTAGAGGTGGCAGAACAAGAGCAGTGAAAGGTGTTATTGCAAATTCTAACACCAATGGTGATGTGGAGAACTCAGTTCATACAAATGATGAAATACAAGCAGAATCTGATCAAGTTGTGACAGCAAAAAACAGAAGAAAACGAGACCGCCTTGATGGATCACAAGCAACAGTAAGTGACAGTCAAACTGAAGGTCATTCAGAGAGCATTAAGGATGGTGATCGACCCAGGAGGCGACAAAGGGTTGTGGGCCTTGCAGCTGAACAAAACCCTGGCCAGAAACGGTACAATCTCCGGCAATCCAAAAG ATCAGTGGGAACAGTGACTAATGGATCCTTACCTCAAGTAAGAAAGGGCAAGGAAAAGGAAGCTGAAAATGTTGAGACATCCGGAGCTCCAAGGGATGAAAGAGCAGTCCCTGCTTCTAGAAGATCTACGAGAGGAGCTGGTGATGAGCTTGTGAGAAGCACTGCTGCTGCGAGCGAGTTTTCTGCTGACAGTCCT GCACAGTTTAAAAACCCCGGAGGCACCAACAACGGTGGGTATGCTGGCACAGCTCTGAGCGAGGAGGTTAGTGGAACAGCAGGGGAGAGAGAGTACAGAAGTGAGAGCCGCGAGGAAGATGATAACGACGGGGATGGTGACGAGGTTGATCATCCCGGTCAAGCCTCCATTGGGAAGAAGCTCTGGACTTTCCTCACCACGTAA
- the LOC130989826 gene encoding nuclear matrix constituent protein 1 isoform X2 produces the protein MFSPQKLWAVTPRSEPVQKSGSGPASGLNASSLSPRNGEALAKGKAVAFVLDDRDPLTEKVSKLENELFEYQYNMGLLLIEKKDWSFKYDELKQALADVTDNLKREQAAHSSAMFEVEKREENLKKALGVERQCVLDLEKALREMRSEHAEIKFNADSKLAEANALVTGVEEKSLEVEAKLHAADAKLAGVSRKSSEIERKLHELEAQENLLRRERSLFTTEREARDADMSKQREDLREWERKLQEAEERLVDGRRLLNQREERANELDNTLKEKQNDLAELRKKIEIASSTLRTKEDDISSRLANVALKEKATEDAKKRLEDKEKNLLELEEKLNAREESEIQKLLDEHKSILAEKQKEFELEIEQKRQLNDEQLKNKVVEVENKEAEIKHMEEKVKKRELAIEKKMEKVREREMDFDSKSKALKEREKSLKVEEKNLGNERKELLAEKEELLSIKAALENIKTDTEKLRVRLKEEREQLQVTEDERKEHARLQAELKEEIEKYRVQSEQLMKEADDLKQEKGKFEKEWEELDDKREKIKQEQEDILEQKRCFEKLRQSEEESLHNEKLETEQFVQREFEALKLAKDSFAASMEHEKSMLAEKLENEKSKHFHDFEMQKQEFETKMRIKQEEMENSLNEREKSFEQEKDMELSNVNYLRDVAKREMEDMKLERQRIEKEKLEISQNKQHAEAQQTEMKKDIEELVTLSKKFKDQREQFIKERERFIAFAEKQKNCNVCGETIREFVLSDLHLLAEMKNVEAPALPTVADAYLKKAVEGTSGRNDAESSPFVFNAGSPSAVGTVSWLRKCTSKIFKFSPGKKLEMDYAQGPEGSLSLPMNQAVDTSKALPSGEKEPNPSIQVANDSVDVEIIESENAIREVETAQVLSVDQDPSYVPENSQNSDLKMHRRGPGKRSRPRGGRTRAVKGVIANSNTNGDVENSVHTNDEIQAESDQVVTAKNRRKRDRLDGSQATVSDSQTEGHSESIKDGDRPRRRQRVVGLAAEQNPGQKRYNLRQSKRSVGTVTNGSLPQVRKGKEKEAENVETSGAPRDERAVPASRRSTRGAGDELVRSTAAASEFSADSPAQFKNPGGTNNGGYAGTALSEEVSGTAGEREYRSESREEDDNDGDGDEVDHPGQASIGKKLWTFLTT, from the exons ATGTTTTCGCCGCAGAAGTTGTGGGCGGTGACGCCTAGGAGCGAGCCGGTTCAGAAGAGCGGGTCCGGGCCTGCTTCGGGCTTGAACGCTAGCTCGTTGAGCCCGAGGAATGGCGAGGCTTTGGCGAAAGGGAAAGCTGTGGCATTTGTTCTGGACGACCGAGACCCGTTGACTGAGAAGGTCTCGAAGCTCGAGAATGAG CTTTTTGAGTATCAGTACAACATGGGGCTtcttttgattgaaaagaaGGATTGGAGTTTCAAGTATGATGAACTGAAGCAAGCTTTAGCAGATGTGACTGATAACCTAAAAAGAGAGCAAGCAGCGCATTCGAGTGCGATGTTTGAAGTGGAGAAGCGGGAAGAGAACCTAAAAAAAGCATTGGGTGTTGAAAGACAGTGTGTGCTTGAT CTCGAGAAGGCTTTACGTGAGATGCGGTCGGAACATGCTGAAATCAAGTTTAATGCTGATTCTAAATTGGCCGAGGCCAATGCATTAGTCACAGGTGTTGAAGAGAAATCACTGGAGGTGGAAGCAAAACTTCATGCTGCTGATGCTAAACTTGCTGGAGTTAGCAGGAAGAGCTCAGAAATTGAGAGGAAATTGCATGAGTTGGAGGCTCAAGAAAATTTACTCCGAAGAGAACGGTCTTTGTTTACCACAGA GCGTGAAGCTCGTGATGCTGATATGTCTAAACAACGAGAAGACTTGCGAGAATGGGAACGGAAATTACAGGAAGCTGAGGAGAGACTGGTTGATGGTAGACGATTACTGAACCAAAGAGAGGAAAGAGCAAATGAACTTGATAATACATTGAAGGAAAAACAGAATGATCTTGCAGAACTGAGGAAGAAGATAGAGATTGCTAGTTCAACTTTGAGGACCAAAGAGGATGATATAAGTAGCAGACTAGCCAATGTAGCTCTAAAGGAGAAGGCAA CTGAAGATGCGAAGAAGAGGTTGGAGGACAAAGAGAAGAATTTGCTGGAATTGGAAGAGAAATTAAATGCTAGAGAAGAG TCGGAGATTCAGAAACTGTTGGATGAACATAAGAGCATCCTGGCTGAAAAGCAGAAGGAGTTTGAGTTGGAGATTGAGCAGAAGAGACAGTTGAATGATGAACAGTTGAAAAACAAGGTAGTTGAAGTGGAGAACAAGGAAGCTGAAATTAAACATATGGAAGAGAAAGTGAAGAAGCGTGAACTGGCAATtgaaaagaaaatggaaaaagtgAGGGAGCGGGAAATGGATTTTGATTCCAAATCAAAAGCTTTGAAGGAAAGGGAAAAGTCTCTTAAAGTTGAGGAGAAAAATTTGGGGAATGAAAGAAAAGAATTGCTTGCTGAAAAGGAAGAATTACTCAGTATCAAGGCTGCACTTGAAAATATCAAGACCGACACTGAGAAACTGCGGGTGAGACTCAAGGAAGAAAGAGAACAACTGCAAGTAACtgaagatgaaagaaaagaacATGCCCGCTTGCAAGCAGAGTTGAAAGAAGAGATAGAAAAATACAGAGTCCAAAGTGAGCAGCTTATGAAAGAAGCCGATGATTTAAAGCAAGAAAAGGGGAAATTTGAGAAAGAATGGGAAGAGCTGGATGATAAAAGAGAGAAGATAAAGCAAGAACAAGAGGATATTCTTGAGCAGAAAAGGTGTTTCGAAAAACTAAGACAGTCTGAAGAGGAAAGCTTACACAATGAAAAGCTGGAAACAGAACAGTTTGTTCAAAGAGAATTTGAAGCGCTTAAATTAGCAAAGGATTCTTTTGCTGCTAGCATGGAGCATGAAAAGTCAATGTTGGCTGAAAAACTCGAAAATGAAAAGAGTAAACACTTTCATGACTTTGAAATGCAGAAACAAGAATTTGAGACCAAAATGCGAATCAAGCAAGAAGAGATGGAGAATTCTTTGAATGAGAGGGAAAAATCTTTTGAACAAGAGAAGGACATGGAACTCAGCAATGTTAATTACTTGAGGGATGTGGCTAAAAGAGAAATGGAAGACATGAAATTGGAAAGACAGAGgatagagaaagaaaaattAGAGATTTCACAGAATAAGCAGCATGCGGAGGCGCAACAAACTGAGATGAAAAAAGATATTGAAGAGTTGGTTACTTTGAGTAAGAAGTTTAAGGACCAGAGGGAACAATTCATCAAAGAAAGAGAACGCTTCATTGCGTTTGCTGAAAAGCAGAAGAACTGCAATGTTTGCGGAGAGACTATTCGTGAATTTGTGCTGTCCGATCTTCACCTTTTAGCTGAAATGAAGAATGTTGAGGCTCCTGCACTACCTACTGTAGCAGATGCTTATCTGAAGAAGGCAGTTGAAGGCACTTCCGGGAGGAATGATGCTGAATCATCCCCTTTTGTATTTAATGCAGGATCTCCCTCTGCTGTTGGTACTGTCTCTTGGCTCCGGAAATGTACCTCaaagatttttaaattttcaccaGGAAAGAAACTTGAAATGGATTATGCCCAGGGTCCTGAAGGGTCCCTTTCACTTCCCATGAACCAAGCTGTGGATACATCAAAAGCATTACCTAGTGGTGAAAAGGAGCCAAATCCATCCATTCAAGTTGCAAATGATTCTGTTGATGTTGAAATAATTGAATCAGAAAATGCCATTCGGGAGGTTGAAACTGCCCAAGTTCTCTCAGTTGATCAAGATCCATCATATGTCCCAGAAAATTCTCAGAATAGTGATCTGAAGATGCACCGCCGTGGACCTGGCAAGAGAAGTAGGCCTAGAGGTGGCAGAACAAGAGCAGTGAAAGGTGTTATTGCAAATTCTAACACCAATGGTGATGTGGAGAACTCAGTTCATACAAATGATGAAATACAAGCAGAATCTGATCAAGTTGTGACAGCAAAAAACAGAAGAAAACGAGACCGCCTTGATGGATCACAAGCAACAGTAAGTGACAGTCAAACTGAAGGTCATTCAGAGAGCATTAAGGATGGTGATCGACCCAGGAGGCGACAAAGGGTTGTGGGCCTTGCAGCTGAACAAAACCCTGGCCAGAAACGGTACAATCTCCGGCAATCCAAAAG ATCAGTGGGAACAGTGACTAATGGATCCTTACCTCAAGTAAGAAAGGGCAAGGAAAAGGAAGCTGAAAATGTTGAGACATCCGGAGCTCCAAGGGATGAAAGAGCAGTCCCTGCTTCTAGAAGATCTACGAGAGGAGCTGGTGATGAGCTTGTGAGAAGCACTGCTGCTGCGAGCGAGTTTTCTGCTGACAGTCCT GCACAGTTTAAAAACCCCGGAGGCACCAACAACGGTGGGTATGCTGGCACAGCTCTGAGCGAGGAGGTTAGTGGAACAGCAGGGGAGAGAGAGTACAGAAGTGAGAGCCGCGAGGAAGATGATAACGACGGGGATGGTGACGAGGTTGATCATCCCGGTCAAGCCTCCATTGGGAAGAAGCTCTGGACTTTCCTCACCACGTAA